A genomic segment from Thiomicrorhabdus aquaedulcis encodes:
- the fabA gene encoding 3-hydroxyacyl-[acyl-carrier-protein] dehydratase FabA — translation MNQQSSYTKEELLSSGRGELFGPGNAQLPLPPMLMMDRITHISEEGGAYGKGQIRAELDITKDLWFFECHFNEDPVMPGCLGLDAMWQLIGFFLGWTGGPGRGRALGSGEVKFYGQVLPTAKKVEYVIDMKRVIKRKLYMGLGDAKMFVDGREIYSAQDLKVGLFTNTDSF, via the coding sequence ATGAACCAACAATCTAGTTATACAAAAGAAGAACTGTTATCGAGTGGCCGAGGTGAGCTTTTTGGCCCTGGTAACGCGCAATTACCTTTACCGCCGATGCTAATGATGGATCGCATCACTCACATCTCTGAAGAAGGTGGTGCCTATGGCAAAGGGCAAATTCGTGCTGAATTAGACATAACAAAGGATTTATGGTTCTTTGAGTGTCACTTTAATGAAGATCCGGTTATGCCAGGTTGTTTGGGGTTGGATGCGATGTGGCAACTTATTGGATTTTTTCTAGGTTGGACAGGCGGTCCCGGACGTGGACGTGCCTTAGGTTCGGGTGAAGTTAAGTTCTATGGACAAGTTTTACCAACGGCTAAGAAAGTTGAATACGTAATTGATATGAAACGTGTCATAAAACGTAAATTGTATATGGGCTTGGGTGACGCTAAAATGTTCGTTGATGGTCGTGAGATTTATAGCGCACAGGATTTAAAAGTCGGTTTATTTACCAATACGGATAGTTTTTAA
- the fabB gene encoding beta-ketoacyl-ACP synthase I, with product MKRVVITGVGIVSSIGNNVDEVTDSLRNGRSGIVFAPEYAENGLRSQVHGAVKNLDFAELIDRKQLRFMGDAAAYSYIAMQQAVNDSGLSPEQVSNPRTGLIAGSGGGSNSNSTQAVEIARDKGVRRVGPYMVTRTMGSTVSACLATPFKIKGINYSISSACSTSAHCIGAAMEQIQLGKQDVVFAGGGEELHWTMSVLFDAMGALSTKYNDTPALASRAYDADRDGFVIAGGGGMVVVESLDHALARGAKIYAEITGYGANSDGYDMVAPSGEGAVRCMQMALSTVSGDIDYINPHGTSTPVGDTKEAAAIREVFGANIPKISSTKSMSGHSLGAAGVHEFIYSLCMLENDFIAPSINIDNLDPECEGMPIVTQLIENAGLNRIMSNSFGFGGTNASVVFERYKK from the coding sequence ATGAAAAGAGTTGTCATTACAGGTGTAGGGATTGTTTCGAGTATTGGAAACAATGTTGATGAAGTAACAGATTCTTTGCGTAATGGCCGCTCTGGCATTGTTTTTGCGCCAGAATATGCAGAAAATGGTTTACGCTCTCAAGTTCATGGTGCTGTCAAAAACCTTGATTTTGCCGAACTGATTGACCGTAAACAATTGCGCTTTATGGGCGATGCAGCGGCGTACAGTTATATTGCTATGCAGCAAGCGGTGAATGATTCTGGGCTTAGTCCAGAGCAAGTGTCGAATCCTCGGACTGGTTTGATTGCGGGTTCTGGCGGCGGTTCAAACTCCAATTCTACTCAAGCGGTAGAAATAGCGCGCGACAAAGGTGTTCGTCGCGTGGGTCCTTATATGGTGACTCGTACCATGGGGTCTACTGTATCAGCCTGTTTAGCCACGCCGTTTAAAATTAAAGGTATTAATTACTCAATTAGTTCAGCATGCTCAACCAGCGCTCATTGTATTGGTGCAGCGATGGAGCAAATCCAATTAGGCAAACAAGATGTTGTTTTTGCAGGCGGTGGAGAAGAGCTGCATTGGACGATGTCGGTTTTGTTTGATGCCATGGGTGCGTTGTCTACAAAATACAATGACACGCCAGCTTTAGCCTCGCGCGCTTACGACGCTGATCGCGATGGCTTTGTGATTGCTGGCGGCGGTGGAATGGTTGTGGTTGAGTCGTTAGATCACGCTCTTGCACGTGGTGCCAAAATTTACGCTGAAATTACCGGTTACGGTGCAAATTCGGATGGTTATGACATGGTCGCTCCCTCGGGTGAGGGTGCGGTGCGTTGTATGCAGATGGCGCTGTCTACTGTAAGCGGTGATATTGACTACATTAATCCGCATGGTACGTCTACGCCAGTGGGTGATACAAAAGAAGCGGCCGCTATTCGCGAAGTGTTTGGTGCTAATATTCCAAAGATCAGTTCGACTAAATCAATGTCTGGCCACTCTTTAGGTGCGGCGGGTGTGCATGAGTTTATTTACAGCTTATGTATGCTAGAAAATGACTTTATTGCGCCGTCTATCAATATTGACAATCTAGATCCTGAATGCGAAGGAATGCCGATTGTGACCCAGTTAATTGAAAACGCTGGCTTAAATCGCATTATGAGCAATAGTTTTGGGTTTGGTGGAACCAACGCATCGGTGGTCTTTGAGCGTTATAAAAAGTGA
- a CDS encoding biotin--[acetyl-CoA-carboxylase] ligase — MLNISLLRTLFCTELPMVEFTGFEELKSTNGYLKNKVKSLDNSCLKPHFCITNHQTAGYGQRNKNWLSNSECLTFSVLLKVPVNLVDLDGLPLILGLTLIEGLSDRFEQDLFIKWPNDLYTTKGKFGGLLIEVVSYKPNYCWLIIGVGLNLSNNLELSGDSLAAPIDFLKSEVEFNLEILLVKLVERLINSCDNYSKNTFSQMHALYTKYDFFKLDQDVIVYDNQGFFKGKYKGLSATGAVRILQENKIITFRSGSVSIRPLEYYG, encoded by the coding sequence ATGTTAAATATTTCTTTATTACGAACCCTTTTTTGTACTGAGTTACCAATGGTTGAATTTACAGGTTTTGAAGAGCTTAAATCAACTAATGGTTATTTAAAAAACAAAGTAAAGTCTTTAGACAATTCATGTTTAAAACCACATTTTTGTATTACGAATCATCAAACTGCTGGTTATGGTCAGCGTAATAAGAATTGGTTGAGTAACTCTGAGTGTCTAACGTTTAGTGTCTTGCTTAAAGTTCCTGTTAATCTAGTTGATTTAGATGGTTTACCTTTAATATTAGGCTTGACCCTTATAGAAGGCTTGTCGGACAGATTTGAGCAAGATTTGTTTATTAAGTGGCCAAATGATCTTTACACTACAAAAGGTAAATTTGGAGGGCTTTTAATTGAAGTTGTTTCATATAAACCGAATTATTGCTGGTTGATCATTGGTGTTGGATTGAATTTATCAAATAATTTAGAACTCTCTGGTGATTCTTTAGCCGCACCGATAGATTTTCTTAAGTCAGAAGTAGAATTTAACTTAGAAATTCTTTTGGTGAAATTAGTTGAGCGATTAATTAACTCATGCGATAACTATTCAAAAAACACTTTTTCACAAATGCATGCTCTTTATACAAAGTATGATTTTTTCAAATTAGACCAAGACGTTATTGTGTATGATAATCAGGGTTTTTTTAAAGGAAAATACAAGGGGTTGTCGGCAACTGGTGCGGTTAGAATTTTACAAGAAAATAAAATTATAACGTTTCGTTCTGGAAGTGTTTCAATTAGGCCTTTAGAATATTATGGATAA
- a CDS encoding type III pantothenate kinase, producing MDKLFLDVGNSRVKAAVVSGGDYYYIGAYDLNGFLNDRSSFTDLKTALLSGGFDNITEVFISSVTSIDVLEEIKTAILEMWGVFAIVFTSQQSCCNLTSGYDVFHQLGVDRWMALQGGLQLCNEPFIVVDAGTAMTVDAVVDGQHLGGFIVPGLTSLRSALVKDASALALVSVSMSDSSSDALYADNLLATNTESAVLGGTLYMSAAFINRFVEDLNQQVGTYFKVFLTGGDAAVLQPLIDVKTDKIFDLVLKGMVSIQKLKKS from the coding sequence ATGGATAAATTATTTTTGGATGTTGGAAATAGTAGAGTTAAAGCGGCCGTGGTAAGTGGTGGTGACTACTATTATATTGGTGCTTATGATTTAAACGGGTTTTTAAACGATAGATCTTCTTTTACTGATTTAAAAACGGCTTTATTGTCTGGTGGGTTTGATAATATAACAGAAGTATTTATATCTTCTGTGACATCTATTGATGTTTTAGAAGAAATTAAGACCGCTATTTTAGAGATGTGGGGCGTTTTTGCCATTGTATTTACCTCACAACAGTCTTGTTGTAATTTAACGTCTGGTTATGATGTTTTTCATCAGCTAGGCGTTGATCGTTGGATGGCCTTGCAAGGTGGACTGCAACTATGTAATGAGCCCTTTATTGTTGTGGATGCCGGAACCGCAATGACAGTAGATGCAGTGGTCGATGGTCAGCATCTTGGTGGTTTCATTGTTCCTGGTTTAACCAGTTTACGTTCCGCACTTGTTAAAGATGCCTCTGCTTTAGCATTGGTTTCAGTGTCTATGAGTGATTCCTCCTCAGACGCCTTGTATGCCGACAATTTATTAGCCACTAACACTGAATCTGCCGTTTTAGGTGGAACGTTGTATATGAGCGCGGCCTTTATAAATCGTTTTGTGGAAGATTTAAATCAACAGGTTGGCACTTATTTTAAAGTGTTCTTAACCGGTGGTGACGCAGCGGTATTGCAGCCGTTAATAGACGTCAAAACAGATAAGATTTTTGACTTAGTTTTGAAAGGCATGGTAAGTATACAAAAGCTCAAAAAGTCTTAA